In a genomic window of Struthio camelus isolate bStrCam1 chromosome 16, bStrCam1.hap1, whole genome shotgun sequence:
- the LOC138061203 gene encoding uncharacterized protein isoform X1, which yields MDWMKQAKMKLKGPLISPETATEGGVPPWVTKRNPIPPVEEGSLGIVIRITDHQHITEGIQNIGERIYAAMKNYRLLPSDLCKLRRVKSGQEKPNANGKVLCLVLMKNFSCRKVGGVLTGLDNVLRAGNLKRSSSTHFVDFGDTVLRKHVLKHSLAVEGAVSQLGALRRSVVGHEGRALTCSVDAAKSWGCTVCVQGWEVEGGCPLGGCWSHWLWMFAHGAEGTKNINCL from the exons atggactggatgaaacaagcaaaaatgaagcTTAAGGGACCCTTAATATCaccagaaactgctacagaaggaggtgtTCCACCATGGGTAACTAAA Agaaaccccattcctcctgttgaggaaggatccctaggaatagtgatcaggataacagatcaccaacatataacagaag GCATTCAGAACATCGGGGAACGAATAtatgctgccatgaagaactacaggctactgccctcagacctttgtaagttacgGCGTGTCAAGAGTGGCCAGGAGAAACCAAATGCCAATGGAAAGGTTCTCTGCCTGGTCCTGATGAAGAACTTCAGCTGTAGGAAGGTTGGCGGCgtcctcactggactt GATAATGTTCTGAGGGCCGGCAACTTGAAGAGGAGCAGCTCAACCCATTTTGTTGATTTTGGTGATACTGTCTTAAGGAAGCAT gtgctgaagcatagtctggcagtcgaaggagcggtgtcacagctgggagctctgcggagatctgtggttggccatgaaggtcgagctctgacttgcagcgtggacgcagctaagtcttggggctgcactgtgtgtgtgcagggctgggaggtggaaggtggttgtcccctaggtggttgctggagtcactggctgtggatgtttgcccatggagctgaggggaccaaaaatattaattgtctgtaa
- the LOC138061203 gene encoding uncharacterized protein isoform X3 — protein MGIQNIGERIYAAMKNYRLLPSDLCKLRRVKSGQEKPNANGKVLCLVLMKNFSCRKVGGVLTGLDNVLRAGNLKRSSSTHFVDFGDTVLRKHVLKHSLAVEGAVSQLGALRRSVVGHEGRALTCSVDAAKSWGCTVCVQGWEVEGGCPLGGCWSHWLWMFAHGAEGTKNINCL, from the exons ATGG GCATTCAGAACATCGGGGAACGAATAtatgctgccatgaagaactacaggctactgccctcagacctttgtaagttacgGCGTGTCAAGAGTGGCCAGGAGAAACCAAATGCCAATGGAAAGGTTCTCTGCCTGGTCCTGATGAAGAACTTCAGCTGTAGGAAGGTTGGCGGCgtcctcactggactt GATAATGTTCTGAGGGCCGGCAACTTGAAGAGGAGCAGCTCAACCCATTTTGTTGATTTTGGTGATACTGTCTTAAGGAAGCAT gtgctgaagcatagtctggcagtcgaaggagcggtgtcacagctgggagctctgcggagatctgtggttggccatgaaggtcgagctctgacttgcagcgtggacgcagctaagtcttggggctgcactgtgtgtgtgcagggctgggaggtggaaggtggttgtcccctaggtggttgctggagtcactggctgtggatgtttgcccatggagctgaggggaccaaaaatattaattgtctgtaa
- the LOC138061203 gene encoding uncharacterized protein isoform X2, translating to MDWMKQAKMKLKGPLISPETATEGGVPPWRNPIPPVEEGSLGIVIRITDHQHITEGIQNIGERIYAAMKNYRLLPSDLCKLRRVKSGQEKPNANGKVLCLVLMKNFSCRKVGGVLTGLDNVLRAGNLKRSSSTHFVDFGDTVLRKHVLKHSLAVEGAVSQLGALRRSVVGHEGRALTCSVDAAKSWGCTVCVQGWEVEGGCPLGGCWSHWLWMFAHGAEGTKNINCL from the exons atggactggatgaaacaagcaaaaatgaagcTTAAGGGACCCTTAATATCaccagaaactgctacagaaggaggtgtTCCACCATGG Agaaaccccattcctcctgttgaggaaggatccctaggaatagtgatcaggataacagatcaccaacatataacagaag GCATTCAGAACATCGGGGAACGAATAtatgctgccatgaagaactacaggctactgccctcagacctttgtaagttacgGCGTGTCAAGAGTGGCCAGGAGAAACCAAATGCCAATGGAAAGGTTCTCTGCCTGGTCCTGATGAAGAACTTCAGCTGTAGGAAGGTTGGCGGCgtcctcactggactt GATAATGTTCTGAGGGCCGGCAACTTGAAGAGGAGCAGCTCAACCCATTTTGTTGATTTTGGTGATACTGTCTTAAGGAAGCAT gtgctgaagcatagtctggcagtcgaaggagcggtgtcacagctgggagctctgcggagatctgtggttggccatgaaggtcgagctctgacttgcagcgtggacgcagctaagtcttggggctgcactgtgtgtgtgcagggctgggaggtggaaggtggttgtcccctaggtggttgctggagtcactggctgtggatgtttgcccatggagctgaggggaccaaaaatattaattgtctgtaa